The Numida meleagris isolate 19003 breed g44 Domestic line chromosome 12, NumMel1.0, whole genome shotgun sequence genome includes a window with the following:
- the HNRNPA0 gene encoding heterogeneous nuclear ribonucleoprotein A0, whose amino-acid sequence MENSQLCKLFIGGLNVQTTEAGLREHFAAYGTLTDCVVVLNPQTKRSRCFGFVTYSAVEEADAAMAASPHAVDGNSVELKRAVSREDSAKPGAHAKVKKLFVGGLKGDVGEGDLVQHFSQFGPVEKAEIIADKQSGKKRGFGFVYFQNHDAADKAAVVKFHPIQGHRVEVKKAVPKEDIQAGGGGSARPSRGGRGGGRGRGGGGSGNRDHNGLSKGGGGYNSYGGYGGGGGGGYGSYGGGSYGGGGGGGDYGNGYGGFGSYSQHQSSYGPMKSGGGGGGGGGNWGGRSNSGPYRGGYGGGGYGGGSF is encoded by the coding sequence ATGGAGAACTCGCAGCTCTGCAAGCTGTTCATCGGCGGCCTCAATGTGCAGACCACGGAGGCCGGGCTGCGGGAGCACTTCGCGGCCTACGGCACGCTGACCGACTGCGTGGTGGTGCTCAACCCGCAGACCAAGCGCTCCCGCTGCTTCGGCTTCGTCACGTACTCGGCGGTGGAGGAGGCGGACGCCGCCATGGCCGCCTCTCCTCACGCCGTGGACGGGAACTCGGTGGAGCTGAAACGCGCCGTGTCCCGGGAGGACTCGGCCAAGCCCGGCGCCCACGCGAAGGTGAAGAAGCTCTTCGTGGGCGGCCTGAAAGGGGACGTGGGCGAAGGGGACCTGGTGCAGCACTTCAGCCAGTTCGGCCCGGTGGAGAAGGCCGAGATCATCGCCGACAAGCAGAGCGGCAAGAAGCGCGGCTTCGGCTTCGTGTACTTCCAGAACCACGACGCGGCCGACAAAGCGGCCGTGGTGAAGTTCCACCCGATCCAGGGCCACCGCGTGGAGGTGAAGAAGGCCGTGCCCAAGGAGGACATCCAGGCGGGCGGGGGCGGCTCGGCGCGGCCCTCGCGGGGCGGCCGAGGAGGAGGACGGGGTCGGGGCGGCGGCGGATCCGGTAACCGGGACCACAACGGGCTGTCCAAGGGCGGCGGCGGCTACAACAGCTACGGCGGCTACGGCggagggggcggcggcgggTACGGCTCCTACGGCGGCGGCTCCTACGGCGGCGGAGGGGGAGGCGGCGACTACGGCAACGGGTACGGCGGGTTCGGCAGCTACAGCCAGCACCAGTCCTCCTACGGCCCCATGAAGAGCGGCGGAGGAGGGGGCGGAGGGGGCGGCAACTGGGGGGGCCGCAGTAACAGTGGACCGTACAGAGGAGGTTACGGCGGGGGAGGGTACGGGGGCGGCTCGTTCTGA